In one window of Leptospira sp. GIMC2001 DNA:
- a CDS encoding SpoIIE family protein phosphatase, protein MPSGKILTCLLFLLLIISCTAEIERPSVEFLDSDVRFESLDQNSNQWVPLEKRIMNFGNNRKPIWIRTKFRNNSENIQQQILEVGVSYLDRIHFYLVKSNSVEENFSGVLEDFTKQKIFHRHPSMRVDLNPREEAMLYIRAENSGLISLPLRLWNAEDFSKKTQAEYMIHGLYYGAMLALLFYNLIIFLSIREKSFLYYCIYLFAVFYSYLMLGGFLKQFFSPEDSIFVKPGLFISTYTSIGFVLLFTVEFLEIKSFNLILDRILRYFAYCCLAMAILSPLFHFGFLVKSFNYLLPLCTIMMIVCACFSYKHGIGQSGFFLLAWVIVTAGVILETLTNLDILPMEFVLGRFGTQLSSLCEAFLFSFAIGRRIRRLGIEKAVYRSKLLVIEKDLEIAKKIQSRILPHSIPKLQNVNIYVHYQPLHAVGGDFYDFHQIDDKHIGVLVADVTGHGVSAAMDSSTVKIAFRNDLQFANSPNKMLSSMNRFLIDLLDYRFVSAVHAYIDMERKEMVYATAGHPPIAILRNNDIHILESTGFLLGMVRDCEYSEQRFALQSKDRIIFYTDGLNGDISIDDTPEDILKSAIEKISYKNPEQFCESVIEELNQQRMQVSDDITVVVVEIL, encoded by the coding sequence ATGCCAAGTGGTAAAATCTTAACTTGTTTATTGTTTCTTTTATTGATTATTAGTTGCACAGCGGAAATTGAACGTCCTAGTGTTGAGTTTCTTGACTCCGATGTCAGATTTGAATCATTGGATCAGAATTCCAATCAATGGGTTCCATTAGAAAAAAGAATCATGAATTTTGGCAATAATAGGAAACCCATTTGGATAAGAACCAAATTTCGAAATAATTCCGAGAACATCCAACAACAAATTTTAGAAGTGGGAGTTTCTTATTTAGATAGGATTCATTTTTATTTAGTAAAATCTAATTCTGTTGAAGAAAATTTCTCAGGAGTTTTAGAAGATTTTACTAAACAAAAAATCTTTCATAGACACCCAAGTATGCGAGTCGATTTAAATCCTCGAGAAGAGGCGATGCTCTATATTCGAGCAGAGAACTCAGGATTAATTTCTTTACCATTGCGACTTTGGAATGCAGAAGATTTCTCGAAAAAAACTCAAGCGGAATATATGATTCATGGATTGTATTATGGAGCTATGCTTGCTTTGCTATTTTATAATCTTATTATATTTCTTTCGATACGAGAAAAGAGTTTTCTCTATTACTGTATATATCTTTTCGCTGTTTTCTATAGCTATTTAATGTTAGGAGGTTTCTTGAAGCAATTCTTTAGTCCAGAAGACTCTATATTCGTGAAACCAGGATTGTTTATTTCTACTTATACTTCGATTGGCTTTGTTCTCTTATTTACTGTCGAATTTCTTGAAATCAAAAGTTTTAATTTAATCCTAGATCGAATCTTGCGTTATTTTGCCTACTGCTGTCTTGCAATGGCAATTCTGTCTCCACTTTTTCATTTTGGATTTCTTGTAAAATCATTCAATTATTTATTACCTCTTTGCACCATAATGATGATAGTATGTGCTTGTTTCAGTTATAAACATGGGATCGGACAATCAGGCTTCTTTCTTCTCGCCTGGGTAATTGTTACGGCAGGCGTGATTTTGGAGACTTTAACAAACTTGGATATTCTCCCTATGGAATTTGTTTTGGGTAGATTCGGAACCCAATTGTCTTCGTTATGTGAAGCTTTCCTTTTCTCATTTGCTATAGGTCGTCGTATTCGTAGATTGGGAATCGAGAAGGCTGTCTATCGAAGTAAACTTTTAGTCATAGAAAAGGATTTGGAAATAGCAAAAAAAATTCAGAGTAGAATTTTACCTCATTCAATTCCGAAGCTGCAAAATGTAAATATATACGTTCACTACCAACCACTTCATGCAGTGGGTGGAGATTTTTATGATTTTCACCAAATTGATGACAAGCATATAGGAGTTTTGGTAGCCGATGTGACTGGCCATGGCGTAAGTGCTGCAATGGATTCCTCAACCGTAAAAATTGCATTTCGTAACGATCTTCAATTTGCGAATTCTCCTAATAAAATGCTATCAAGTATGAATCGTTTTTTGATAGATCTTTTGGATTATAGATTTGTAAGTGCGGTGCATGCTTATATTGATATGGAAAGAAAAGAGATGGTTTATGCAACTGCTGGTCATCCACCCATTGCTATATTAAGAAATAATGATATTCACATTTTGGAATCCACAGGATTTTTATTAGGTATGGTTCGCGATTGTGAATACTCGGAACAAAGATTTGCTCTTCAAAGTAAGGATCGAATCATTTTTTATACAGATGGATTGAATGGAGATATAAGCATCGATGATACGCCCGAAGATATACTAAAGTCTGCCATTGAGAAAATTTCCTACAAAAATCCAGAGCAGTTTTGTGAATCGGTTATCGAAGAATTGAATCAGCAAAGGATGCAAGTAAGCGATGATATTACTGTGGTCGTTGTTGAAATTTTGTAA
- a CDS encoding vWA domain-containing protein gives MMGLEFQYPILLLLIPLLSLILTWFWIVQYRSLQELQKMVHFSKLSKLTRLIHINRKSDPSYRNFWIYCFLSYISLISLNFAIASPFTPGDAEIQSRQSSILFVIDASWSMSAVDNQNYEKEYPLKPFSRFGEAKVHAMALSKELTDYSFSVITFAENAVSHTDPHPDINWIQTVLDQIQLHNIFYSGNNFDELYKLILSSSRFSSQGFQIVFYSDGDVSPEEKEIALNGLSVLERLEIPIHVIAVGTEAGSNIKLSYNRLRSEKLSPQSKSSDASGQEYRTKENVLVQERVSKMDRNFLQEIANRTKGIFIQTNEGSSGILELVNEIENRKDYSQTLLWEAGGRKDQSFYFLLLPLFFICLEMFWLRRKSYGH, from the coding sequence ATGATGGGATTAGAATTTCAATATCCAATTCTTCTTTTGTTGATTCCTTTACTCTCACTAATTCTCACTTGGTTTTGGATAGTTCAATATCGTTCATTGCAAGAATTACAAAAAATGGTTCATTTTAGTAAATTATCTAAGCTAACAAGACTTATTCATATTAATAGGAAATCGGATCCATCCTACAGAAATTTCTGGATATACTGTTTTTTGAGTTATATTTCTTTGATTTCTCTTAATTTTGCAATAGCGTCACCTTTTACTCCTGGTGATGCCGAGATACAGAGTCGACAATCATCTATACTATTTGTAATCGATGCTTCTTGGAGTATGAGCGCCGTCGACAATCAAAACTATGAAAAAGAATATCCACTTAAACCTTTTAGTCGATTCGGAGAAGCTAAAGTTCATGCGATGGCATTAAGTAAAGAGCTAACAGATTATTCATTTTCGGTAATTACATTTGCAGAAAATGCTGTATCACATACAGATCCTCATCCAGATATAAATTGGATTCAAACTGTCCTCGATCAGATCCAGTTGCATAATATTTTTTATTCTGGAAATAATTTTGATGAGCTCTACAAACTCATTTTGAGTTCTTCGCGATTCAGTTCACAAGGATTCCAAATTGTGTTCTATTCAGACGGTGACGTAAGCCCAGAAGAAAAGGAAATCGCATTAAATGGACTATCCGTTTTAGAAAGATTGGAGATTCCAATTCACGTTATAGCAGTTGGAACCGAAGCAGGCAGCAATATAAAATTGTCCTACAATCGCCTACGATCTGAAAAACTTTCCCCTCAATCGAAGTCTAGCGATGCGTCCGGACAAGAATATCGGACAAAGGAAAATGTTTTGGTACAAGAACGTGTATCCAAGATGGATAGAAATTTTTTACAAGAAATTGCCAATCGAACAAAGGGAATATTTATCCAAACCAATGAAGGAAGTTCCGGAATTTTAGAACTCGTTAATGAAATTGAGAATAGAAAAGATTACTCGCAGACTCTTTTATGGGAGGCCGGTGGAAGAAAAGATCAGAGTTTCTACTTCTTATTACTTCCTCTTTTCTTTATTTGTCTGGAGATGTTTTGGCTAAGGAGAAAGTCTTATGGTCATTGA
- a CDS encoding DUF58 domain-containing protein produces the protein MEDASNQSKLELLKKIHLLELISKKNANSVLDGHYKTEIPGKGSEFKEARKYVSGESIRSIDWNMTARLGEPYVKIFDEERERSIIIAIDISASMYTGWQEKSKIEHAIEIASTLAYSAVKSGDRLGYVFFQDKIIEDSRPKVGRRQLYQAISRMVHYRDNQIDGGKTDIRSAIHAIEKQRGNRFVVFVISDFIDLDLPDDLRYLTSHHDLGLLHIYDPFEYSEMKYLRFSMEDPEDSNFQLHGKKNESKNLTEVQEHLKEISIKYGLSWESFSTAMPTRPTLGHYFQKKKRIAR, from the coding sequence ATGGAAGATGCGAGCAATCAATCTAAGCTTGAGTTATTAAAAAAAATCCACCTATTAGAGTTGATTTCAAAGAAGAACGCAAACTCTGTTTTAGATGGACATTATAAAACTGAAATTCCAGGCAAGGGCAGTGAGTTCAAAGAAGCAAGAAAATATGTGAGCGGTGAATCAATTCGATCCATTGATTGGAATATGACAGCAAGACTTGGAGAGCCCTATGTAAAAATTTTCGATGAAGAGCGCGAGCGGAGTATTATCATCGCAATTGATATAAGCGCTTCCATGTATACAGGTTGGCAAGAAAAATCTAAAATTGAACATGCAATTGAGATTGCCTCAACTCTAGCATATAGCGCTGTTAAGTCGGGAGATCGATTGGGTTATGTTTTTTTCCAAGACAAGATTATTGAAGACTCTCGTCCGAAAGTTGGTAGACGACAATTGTATCAAGCGATATCGAGAATGGTTCACTATCGGGATAATCAAATAGATGGCGGAAAAACAGATATTCGTTCTGCTATTCATGCTATAGAAAAACAAAGAGGCAATCGCTTCGTGGTCTTTGTTATATCTGATTTTATTGATCTAGACTTACCTGATGATTTACGGTATCTAACTAGTCATCATGATTTGGGTCTATTGCATATTTATGATCCGTTCGAATATTCAGAAATGAAATATCTTCGCTTTTCTATGGAGGATCCGGAAGATTCTAATTTCCAATTACATGGGAAAAAAAATGAATCCAAAAATCTTACAGAAGTGCAAGAACATTTGAAAGAAATATCAATCAAATATGGATTATCTTGGGAATCATTTTCAACAGCTATGCCAACTCGCCCGACTTTAGGTCATTATTTTCAAAAGAAAAAACGGATTGCGAGATAA
- a CDS encoding vWA domain-containing protein: MGFESPWLIILLIGVKWFLPNDRNQNIIKYSPVGWLKNNSSGNISKNHSNNLKWKIVIWMPALIYSLLVIGLARGYYTSTRESVRLDGIDLVISLDLSASMQANDFTPNRLEAMKSMVGEYLSEGRGNRTAISVFSGKVFQHYPFSQNKYVLQRAIESIHFQTINHNTAGGTAIGDAILFSISMLDKVKLENRKQALVIITDGENTEGVDPILAAKSCLEKGIHLYIVGLAGLTPVPVFYRDAPFLGSDGQPLITSLQDESLEAIATSGGGQYYRATQGDSFRSILREINELEKHPLDVNDVYENHSISFWIGLAALLAFLIHLVGGGFWFRRPIL, encoded by the coding sequence ATGGGATTTGAATCACCTTGGCTCATAATTCTGTTAATAGGTGTTAAGTGGTTCTTGCCTAATGATCGAAATCAGAATATAATAAAATATTCACCAGTTGGATGGCTAAAGAATAATAGCTCAGGAAATATATCGAAGAATCATTCAAATAATCTTAAATGGAAAATCGTAATATGGATGCCTGCGCTAATCTATAGTCTTCTTGTAATTGGATTAGCACGAGGATACTATACTTCTACTCGAGAATCAGTTAGACTTGATGGAATCGATCTTGTGATAAGTTTGGATTTGTCGGCAAGCATGCAGGCAAACGATTTTACTCCTAATAGACTTGAAGCGATGAAATCAATGGTCGGAGAATATTTATCTGAAGGTAGAGGGAACCGAACAGCAATTTCGGTGTTTTCTGGAAAAGTCTTTCAGCACTATCCATTTAGCCAGAATAAATATGTTCTGCAAAGAGCAATCGAATCGATACATTTCCAAACAATCAATCATAACACTGCTGGCGGAACAGCGATCGGTGATGCAATTCTTTTCTCCATATCTATGTTAGATAAAGTTAAATTGGAGAATCGTAAGCAAGCGCTAGTAATCATTACGGATGGTGAGAATACCGAAGGAGTTGATCCCATTCTTGCGGCTAAGTCTTGTCTTGAAAAAGGTATACATCTTTATATTGTTGGGCTTGCGGGACTAACTCCCGTTCCCGTTTTCTATAGGGATGCACCCTTTCTCGGATCGGATGGACAGCCGTTGATCACTAGTTTACAAGACGAAAGTCTTGAAGCCATTGCTACGTCAGGAGGTGGTCAATACTATCGTGCAACACAAGGAGATAGTTTTCGATCTATATTGCGTGAGATCAATGAACTAGAAAAGCATCCTTTAGATGTGAATGATGTGTATGAGAATCATTCCATTAGCTTTTGGATTGGCTTAGCTGCCTTATTAGCATTTTTGATTCATCTAGTTGGTGGAGGATTTTGGTTTAGGAGACCAATCTTATGA
- a CDS encoding AAA family ATPase, with translation MQTISEVSQRLHQAREEMHKGIVGQDDLIDGLLVAMISNGHVLIEGLPGLAKTRAVNLLSQICKVQFNRIQFTPDLLPADVVGTRIFNQNKASFENQYGPIFGNFILADEINRAPAKVQSALLEAMQERQITVGDVTKKLPEPFLVFATQNPIEQEGTYPLPEAQLDRFLLKLLVGYPKKEEEAEIVRMVVSEINLPVLSPIFDPKEIIIIQEISRKIHLDDSLIRYIAEIVLATRNPEEYKLENYKQWIYHGASPRASIALAQTSRAVALLNGRDFTTAEDIRSIAMSVLRHRVVMNYMAEAEGITSEQFIDNILSAVKAPS, from the coding sequence ATGCAAACAATTTCAGAAGTCAGTCAGAGATTACACCAAGCAAGAGAAGAAATGCATAAAGGAATTGTAGGCCAAGATGATTTGATCGATGGATTGTTGGTTGCGATGATCTCCAATGGGCATGTTTTGATTGAAGGACTGCCTGGACTCGCTAAAACTCGAGCTGTAAATTTATTGTCTCAAATCTGTAAGGTTCAATTCAATCGTATCCAGTTTACTCCAGATCTTTTGCCTGCAGATGTTGTCGGAACCAGAATATTCAATCAAAATAAAGCGAGTTTTGAAAACCAATATGGCCCAATTTTCGGAAATTTTATTTTGGCTGATGAGATCAATCGTGCCCCGGCAAAAGTTCAATCTGCACTATTGGAAGCTATGCAAGAGAGACAAATTACTGTGGGCGATGTAACCAAAAAATTGCCTGAGCCATTTTTAGTTTTTGCGACACAGAATCCAATAGAGCAAGAAGGAACGTATCCATTGCCTGAAGCCCAATTAGATCGTTTTCTGTTGAAGCTTTTAGTTGGATATCCTAAGAAAGAAGAGGAAGCAGAAATTGTAAGAATGGTTGTGTCTGAGATCAATCTTCCCGTTCTTTCGCCAATATTTGATCCAAAAGAAATTATTATCATTCAAGAAATTTCTAGAAAAATTCATTTAGATGATTCATTGATTCGATATATCGCAGAAATTGTCCTCGCAACTAGAAATCCGGAAGAATATAAATTAGAAAATTATAAACAATGGATATATCATGGAGCTTCACCTCGTGCATCTATTGCTCTTGCGCAGACGTCTCGGGCTGTTGCACTTCTGAACGGAAGAGATTTTACGACCGCCGAAGATATAAGAAGCATTGCTATGTCTGTTCTTAGACATCGGGTTGTGATGAATTATATGGCTGAAGCGGAAGGGATAACTTCTGAACAATTTATTGATAATATTCTTTCTGCTGTCAAAGCACCTTCTTAA